The following DNA comes from Anaerolineae bacterium.
CGGGGAGGGCAGTATCTCTCCCACTATGCTGGCGGGCCGGCGCGCCGGCACTGCCGTCTCCTCGCGCCACAAGGCCAGCAGACTGCCGAACGCCAGGACGTTGAACAGGAGCAGGATGCCGATGAGCACTCCCCATTGGGAACGGGACCAGGCGTTCACTGCGTCCTACCCCTGGGCCGCCGGCGCGGCATCCCCCTTCACACACGCTGTCGCAGTTTCGCGATCTGCTGGACGAGGGCGACCGCGGACATCAGCACTTTGAGGACGTCGCTGGCGGAGAGGTCGCGCCGGCCGTGACCTCTGCCGGCCGGCCCCGTTTCCACCCCTTCTTTCTCCTCCAGGATGATCCAGGCCGCCAATGCCCCCAGCAGGGCCCCTATCAATCCGCCGATCAAGACGCCAGTCGTTCGGGTGCGCACTTCTTCCTCCTCAGTGCAATCGTATGAATCACGGATGATGCCGCTGGAAGTCAAGAGAACAGTTCGCCGGCCAGCCATTTCCGCAGGCCCCGCCCCATGCCGCGCACCTTTGCCAAAAAGGATTCGACCGCGGTGATGGGCGAGATGAGGAGCCGGCAGGCCAGTTCGACGTAGCCGCGCGCCTGCTCCAGTATCTGGTGCACCTGCCGCAGGTAGGCCGGCACGGCTCTTAACACCGCGTTCATCCCCCGCACCAGGAAATAGGCGATCAGCAGGGCCAGGGCCAGCAGTACCAGCGCTTCCAGGCTCAACACGATTTGGGCGATGTAGCTCCATCCCCGCAGGTTCATCGGCCAGTTCCTTTCTACTCCGCGTAGGTCAGGACTTCCACGAGCAGGGCGCCGGCATCCGCCCGGAAGAACAGCTTGGCAAAATGGCCGGCTCCCGTGCGCACAGCGACCAGGGTGTGGGTCGGCGTTGAAGCGCCGGGGCGCGGCCCGACGGCGATTTGAGAGAGCCAGTCGGTGGTAGCGCGCACATCCCCGTAGCTGATGGCCTCGATGGCCGGCTGAACACCCAGGCCCACCACCTGTCCGCCGTTGATGCCCTGCAGGTTCCAGCCGTCCACCGCGTCATAGAGGAAGCGGACATCCATCGCCGGCCCGCAGTCGCCGGCGCTCCCCGTCTCCAGGTCCAGGCATTGTTCCCCGCTCACCCGCACGTCGCGCGCCCGCACGAGCACCGGGACGACCTGCAGGCGGGCCGCCGGCAGGGTGCCTCCCTGATCCGCCTGCACGCCGGCGTTGGAACGGGCATTGGCGCGGAAAGTCAGCTCGCCGCTCACCTCCGTGCGCATATCCCAACCTTGCGAGCACTGGCCGGCGCCCTGACAGGGATGGGCGTGCACCGCGTCCAGCTCCGCATCGCCCGTCCCCTCCCCCCACCACCAGATGGAGTTCAGCCCGTCCTCGGCCTCGCCCGACACTGTGATGCGGAACGGCTCGCCCTGGCCGACGGCGCTCGGGGAGATGGTCAAGCGCACGGCCGGCACGCCGGCGGCCCCCTCCCGCACCGTCACCGTGACGCGCGCCTCCACCGTTCCCAGCTCATTCACCGCCACCAGCCGGTAGGTAGTGGTCTGCGTCGGAGAGACCTCCATTTGGCCCGGCGCAACGACGCCGGCCTCACCGCCGGGGAAAATGCGCGCCTCTCGCGCCCCTTCCAGGTCCCAGCGCAGGAGCGCCTTTTGGCCGGCCGCGATCTCCGCCGGCTCCGCGGTGAAGTAGTGGATGACCGGCAGGCCGGCGGCGCAGTCCGGCGTTCGCAGGGTCACGCTGGCACCCGGCTCCGACTCGCCGGCCTGGTTGTACGTCCTCACGATGAAGCGCACTTCCTGCCCGCAGGGCACGTGCTGAATGCGGGCCTCGGTGACGTCGGGGGTGGGGATGTCGGCCAGGAGAGTGCGGCCGTCATCGGTATATATGCGCACGCCCTGCTCGTTGTCCGACTGATCCACCCAGCGGAGGACCACCATGTCGGGCGGGGCAAACTCCGCCTCCAGATGTGCCGGCGCGGCCGGCGGTGTGAGGCCGGCCGGGATGACCACGATGATCACCGTTGCCCGCTGTCCGAAGAACTGTCCGTCCGGCCCCTGCATGCGCCAGCGGCCGATATAGCGACCGGGTTGGGCCGGCGCGGTCATGCGCACAGCGATATCCGCATCCGCCCCCGGAACCGTTGGCGGGACCTCCACCGCCCACTGAGCGGTCATGGCCTCGCCGGATTCGAAGACCCAGGCATAACGGCTGTCCCAGGGGCAGGTGCCGCTGTTGCGCATACGCCAGATTTTCTCGAAGGTGTCCCCGGGACGGAAAGGCGTCTCATCCGGCACGGTGATGTCGGCGACAAAAGTAGCGTTGTTCAGGCAGGCGGCCGGCGGAGGCGTGGGGGAGGGCTGTTCCTGGGTAGGAGGAGGCGTTGCGGTCGGTGTGGGGGTGGCCGGCATGCTGATGGCCTCGGCCGGCACCACATCCACGACGATGGCGAAGGGCGCGCTGGTCACGCCGGCGCGGTTCACCGCCTGCACCGCCAGTTGGTGCCGGCCGGCGGTGCCGGGCTTCCATCGGAAGCTCGCTTCCCAGGCGGTCGGTTCCTGGCTGGAGTCCGGCGAGATGCTCTGCACCCGCACTCCATCCACCCACAGCTCGATGTGGTCGATCCCCCGCGTGTCGAGCGCCACCGATTTGACCTCGACCTCCTGGCCGACGGTCAGGCGCTGGCCGTTCTGGGGGGACAGGATGGTGACGGCCGGCCGGACAGGGCCGCGCCCCAGCGCGCACCCACCGTTGATGACTGTTACGATAAGCAGGCAGATGAGTGCCAACACCAGGCGGGGATAACCTCGGAGCATGCGCTTTCCTCCCGAGCGGATGGCCCTCCATGCGCGCGTGTATGCCACTTCGCCGCCTGCATTGTAACATATGCCGGCGAGCCTGTCCAATCGCCGGCGAAATTCAAGGCAGCGAAGAGGCCCACGCGGCATGCCGGGCGTGGAGACATGCTGCAGAAGGGCCGGCCTCATGCGGACATTAGCGCCCGGAGGGGGTATCCTCCCAGGCCTGCAGGGCAAGACAGCCGTTCTGCCCGCCGAAGCCGAAGGCGTTGACCAGGGCGCGGCGAACGGCCGCCGGCCGGCCCTGCCGCGGCACGTAATCCAGGTCGCACTCGGGGTCGGGATTCTCCAGGTTGGCGGTGGGCGGGATGATGCCGGCCAGCATGGCCTGTACAGCAATGACCGCTGAAAAGGCGCCGGCGGCCCCCAGCATATGTCCGACCTGCGCCTTGTTGGAGCTGACAGCGGCGCGATAGGCATGTTCCCCCAGGGCCTGCTTGATGGCGTGCGTCTCGGCGGCATCGTTCAAGGGCGTGCCTGTGCCGTGGGCGCAGATGTAATCCACCTGTGCCGGCTCCCAGCCGGCTTCCTGCATTGCCAAAGCCATGGCGCGAGCCGCCTGTGCCCCGGTCGGCTCGGGCATCACCTGGTGATAGGCATCGCAGGTCAGGCCGTAACCGACCACCTCGGCCAGGATGCGGGCGCCGCGCCGTTGGGCGTGCTCCAGCCTCTCCAGGATCAGGATGGCGGCTCCTTCGCCCACCACGGTGCCATCGCGCTGGGCATCGAAAGGCCGGCATGCCAGCGCCGGCTGGTCATTGCGGGTGGAGAGCGCGCCCAGCCGGCCGAAGCTCGCCAGGGCGATGGGGGAGATGGCCGCCTCCGTGCCGCCGGCGATAGCCACATCGGCCTCGCCGCGCTGGAGCAGGCGAAAGGCGTCGCCGATGGCCACGATGCCGGTGGTGCAGGCGGCGGCCGGCGTCAGCACCGGGCCAGTGGCGCCGGCCTGGATGGCGAGCTGGCAGGCCGGCATGTTCACCAGCACCGCCGGCACGAAGGTCGGGTTGATGCGGCGCGGGCCTTGGGCATGGAGGATGACGGACTGTTCCTCGATGATGGGCGTGCCCCCCAGGGCAGAGCCCACCGATACCGCCAGACGAGACGGGTCGGGCGGGGGGCAATCCAGGCCGGCCTGCCGGCGCGCCTCTTCGAACGCGGCCAGCGCGAACTGGGTTTGCCGCGCTGTGCGGCGCGCTTCTTTGGGATTCATGTACTGGGTGGGGTCAAAATCGCGCACCCGGGCGGCCAGCCGGCAGGGAAAATCCCCAAGCTCCAGATCATCGATGGTGGAGATACCGCACTGGCCGGCGAGCAGGGCGCTCCATGTATCGGGCAGGTTTAATCCCAGAGGGGATACGGCCCCAAGGCCGGTGATGACCACGCGTGATGCAGGCCGATGGTGCATGTGCTGGTTCTCCTGGGTGAAATCGGTCCATGGATCTCCAAGATTATACCTGCAAACACTTCCCGGCCCAAATCCAGCCGTTCCCGACAATCCCGTTCTGGTGGCTGTCACCTAGTTGATGAGCGGCGCGCCCATGCGCTGGAGGGCCTCCCGCACATGCCGGCGCTCCTCTTCGGTCAGCGTGCGCATGGGGCCGCGGTCCGGGCCGCCGATGAAGCCGGTCAGCTCCGCGGCGCGCTTGACCAGGAAGGATTCGCCGCTGGAAATATGCTGGCCGGCCCAGACGCGTAAGGTCACCCACTGCCAGTACACGCTGGTATATTCCCGCAGGGCGCCGGCCAGGTCGCCCTGTTCCAACATCTCCCAAAAGTGCACCTCATGCTCCGGCCAGACGTTGGCCAGGTGCGAGACATAGCCTGTGGCGCCCAGCAGGAAGCTCTGCACGGGCTGCCAGGCGTTGTCGATGATGGCCATGTGCGGCGCCAGCCGGATATAGGCGTCCACGTGCTGGAACTCGTTCACGCCGACCCACTTCAGCGCCCGGATATTGGGGAAATCGCCGGCCAGCCGCTCGATGAGATCCACCTCCATGGTGCATCCGAGCCAGGGCGTATGGTACACCATGATGGGAATATCAATGTTGGTGGCGACGGCCCGGAAGAACTCATACACCTGCTGGGGGAGCGGCGCGTAGTACCATGGTGGGCTGAGCTGTACGGCATGACAGCCGGCAGACTGGGCGTACTGCGCCAGCGTGATCGCCTCTCGGGTGGAAGGGGACTGCGCGCAGCCGATGACGACGGCGCGCCCCCGCGCTGCCTCGCAGATGGCGCCTATAATCGCTTTGCGCTCATCCGTGGTCAGCAGGGGGAAGTCTCCGCCGGCGCCGGCGGCCAGCAGGGTCCCCTTGCCGGCGACCAGGCCCCGCCGAATCTGCTGGTCCACGTTGGACTGGATGGCATCCAGGTCTACCTCTCCGTC
Coding sequences within:
- the fabF gene encoding beta-ketoacyl-ACP synthase II; the protein is MHHRPASRVVITGLGAVSPLGLNLPDTWSALLAGQCGISTIDDLELGDFPCRLAARVRDFDPTQYMNPKEARRTARQTQFALAAFEEARRQAGLDCPPPDPSRLAVSVGSALGGTPIIEEQSVILHAQGPRRINPTFVPAVLVNMPACQLAIQAGATGPVLTPAAACTTGIVAIGDAFRLLQRGEADVAIAGGTEAAISPIALASFGRLGALSTRNDQPALACRPFDAQRDGTVVGEGAAILILERLEHAQRRGARILAEVVGYGLTCDAYHQVMPEPTGAQAARAMALAMQEAGWEPAQVDYICAHGTGTPLNDAAETHAIKQALGEHAYRAAVSSNKAQVGHMLGAAGAFSAVIAVQAMLAGIIPPTANLENPDPECDLDYVPRQGRPAAVRRALVNAFGFGGQNGCLALQAWEDTPSGR
- a CDS encoding dihydrodipicolinate synthase family protein → MNTDEVKSLLRGPVAPVLTVYDEDGEVDLDAIQSNVDQQIRRGLVAGKGTLLAAGAGGDFPLLTTDERKAIIGAICEAARGRAVVIGCAQSPSTREAITLAQYAQSAGCHAVQLSPPWYYAPLPQQVYEFFRAVATNIDIPIMVYHTPWLGCTMEVDLIERLAGDFPNIRALKWVGVNEFQHVDAYIRLAPHMAIIDNAWQPVQSFLLGATGYVSHLANVWPEHEVHFWEMLEQGDLAGALREYTSVYWQWVTLRVWAGQHISSGESFLVKRAAELTGFIGGPDRGPMRTLTEEERRHVREALQRMGAPLIN